From Pulveribacter suum, a single genomic window includes:
- a CDS encoding general secretion pathway protein GspB, whose amino-acid sequence MSYILDALRRAQAERHRGGVPDLHTPAATTADLPAAPRAGGLPWLPLALLLAVALGGAGWWLGRATTTPPPPVTPQPAVQAAAPLPGAVPAAPVDAPPPIEPSTPPPAVQAAPPRPAPQRAAAPAAKAPPPERARRPAPAAAAAAAPAPAPAPAKEAPRPGSAGTVFAQADLPPAVRSQLPTLQLAGITYSSNPQHRMAIINGQVLHEGEQAAPGLVLERIEQARTIWAFKGYRYALPAQ is encoded by the coding sequence ATGTCCTACATCCTCGATGCGCTGCGGCGCGCCCAGGCCGAACGCCACCGCGGCGGCGTGCCCGACCTGCACACCCCGGCCGCCACCACGGCCGACCTGCCCGCCGCGCCGCGCGCCGGCGGGTTGCCCTGGCTGCCCCTGGCGCTGCTGCTGGCGGTGGCCCTGGGCGGCGCCGGCTGGTGGCTGGGGCGGGCGACGACGACGCCGCCGCCGCCCGTCACGCCGCAGCCGGCCGTGCAGGCTGCAGCGCCCCTGCCGGGCGCCGTGCCCGCGGCCCCGGTCGACGCGCCGCCGCCCATCGAACCATCTACGCCGCCGCCGGCAGTGCAGGCCGCGCCCCCCAGGCCCGCGCCGCAGCGCGCCGCCGCGCCGGCCGCCAAGGCGCCGCCACCCGAGCGTGCGCGCCGGCCTGCGCCTGCAGCGGCAGCGGCAGCGGCACCGGCACCCGCGCCGGCCCCTGCGAAGGAAGCCCCGCGCCCCGGCAGCGCCGGCACCGTGTTCGCCCAGGCCGACCTGCCCCCGGCCGTGCGCTCGCAGCTGCCCACGCTGCAGCTGGCGGGCATCACCTATTCGTCCAACCCGCAGCACCGCATGGCCATCATCAACGGCCAGGTGCTGCACGAGGGCGAGCAGGCCGCGCCCGGCCTGGTGCTGGAGCGCATCGAGCAGGCGCGCACCATCTGGGCCTTCAAGGGCTACCGCTACGCGCTGCCGGCACAGTAG
- a CDS encoding ABC transporter ATP-binding protein: protein MTSKKIGDVILDVQNISLRFGGVKALTDISFDVREHEIRSIIGPNGAGKSSMLNCINGVYTPTEGSITFRGKTFSNMNSRQVAEMGVARTFQNLALFKGMSVIDNIMTGRNLKIKSNLLLQALRIGPAEKEEIRHREFVEHIIDFLEIQAHRKTPVGQLPYGLQKRVDLGRALAMEPQVLLLDEPMAGMNVEEKQDMSRFILDVNDEFGTTIVLIEHDMGVVMDISDRVVVLDYGKKIGDGAPEDVRNNEDVIRAYLGAGH from the coding sequence ATGACCAGCAAGAAGATCGGCGACGTCATCCTGGACGTCCAGAACATCAGCCTGCGCTTTGGCGGCGTGAAGGCCCTGACGGACATCTCGTTCGATGTGCGCGAGCACGAGATCCGCTCCATCATCGGCCCCAACGGAGCCGGCAAGAGCTCGATGCTCAACTGTATCAACGGCGTCTATACGCCCACCGAGGGCTCCATCACCTTCCGCGGCAAGACGTTCTCCAACATGAACAGCCGCCAGGTGGCCGAAATGGGCGTGGCGCGCACGTTCCAGAACCTGGCGCTGTTCAAGGGCATGAGCGTGATCGACAACATCATGACCGGGCGCAACCTGAAGATCAAAAGCAACCTGCTGCTGCAGGCGCTGCGCATCGGGCCTGCGGAGAAGGAAGAGATCCGCCACCGCGAATTCGTCGAGCACATCATCGATTTCCTGGAAATCCAGGCGCACCGCAAGACACCCGTGGGCCAGCTGCCCTACGGCCTGCAAAAGCGCGTGGACCTGGGCCGGGCCCTGGCCATGGAGCCACAGGTGCTGCTGCTGGACGAGCCCATGGCCGGCATGAACGTCGAGGAAAAGCAGGACATGAGCCGCTTCATCCTGGACGTGAACGACGAGTTCGGCACCACCATCGTCCTCATCGAGCACGACATGGGCGTGGTCATGGACATCTCCGACCGCGTCGTGGTGCTGGACTACGGCAAGAAGATCGGCGACGGCGCGCCCGAGGACGTGCGCAACAACGAAGACGTGATCCGCGCCTACCTGGGCGCCGGACACTGA
- a CDS encoding ExeA family protein: MYAPFFGLEQPPFSIAPDPRYLFMSERHREALAHLLYGLQAGGGFVLLTGEVGAGKTTVCRCFLEQIPDSCNVAYIFNPKLTVSELLRSICDEFGVVHRPATPGAETVKDCIDPLNEFLLRAHAAGRSSVLIIDEAQNLRLDVLEQLRLLTNLETNEKKLLQIILIGQPELRAMVAHPKLEQLAQRVIARYHLGPLSRAETGQYVAHRLAVAGLRGPLPFDRRTLARVHAITQGVPRRINVLCDRALLGAYSRGERQVHGATLRQAAREVFGSGTAAASGARRRWLAGGMGLLAGAGAALAAVWALGLLAWPAGGAGRPGAAAPAAVAAAPAASGAAATPAPGAASAVAPASAASATAAVVPALAQFLQAQPEPAAAEAAAWRTLALAWQAELPAAAPDACAALAGQGLRCFRSRRASLSLLRLIDRPVLLTLQPAGGGAEQTVVLQALQGENARLVGAGGATLAVPLAELAPLWHGDIATLWKAPANLPASGDLAASGAAAAWLDRQLARASGSPAPSRSLSAAARRARIHQFQLAQGLTPDGQPGPLTLMLLNRATGVQEPRLQHPG; the protein is encoded by the coding sequence ATGTACGCCCCGTTCTTCGGCCTGGAGCAGCCGCCCTTTTCCATCGCGCCCGACCCGCGCTACCTGTTCATGAGCGAGCGCCACCGCGAGGCGCTGGCGCACCTGCTGTACGGGCTTCAGGCGGGCGGCGGCTTCGTGCTGCTCACCGGCGAGGTCGGCGCCGGCAAGACCACCGTGTGCCGGTGCTTTCTGGAGCAGATCCCGGACAGCTGCAACGTCGCCTACATCTTCAACCCCAAGCTGACGGTCTCCGAGCTGCTGCGCTCCATCTGCGACGAGTTCGGCGTGGTGCACCGCCCCGCCACCCCCGGCGCGGAGACCGTCAAGGACTGCATCGATCCGCTCAACGAGTTTTTGCTGCGCGCCCACGCCGCCGGGCGCTCCAGCGTGCTCATCATCGACGAGGCGCAGAACCTGCGCCTGGACGTGCTGGAGCAGCTGCGCCTGCTCACCAACTTGGAAACCAACGAGAAAAAGCTGCTGCAGATCATCCTGATCGGCCAGCCCGAGCTGCGTGCCATGGTGGCCCACCCCAAGCTGGAGCAGCTGGCGCAGCGGGTGATCGCGCGCTACCACCTGGGGCCCTTGAGCCGGGCGGAGACGGGGCAGTACGTTGCCCACCGCCTGGCGGTGGCCGGGCTGCGCGGGCCGCTGCCGTTTGACCGGCGCACGCTGGCGCGCGTGCACGCCATCACCCAGGGGGTGCCGCGGCGCATCAACGTGCTGTGCGACCGCGCCCTGCTGGGCGCCTACAGCCGCGGCGAGCGCCAGGTGCACGGCGCCACCCTGCGCCAGGCCGCGCGCGAGGTCTTTGGCAGCGGTACGGCGGCCGCGAGCGGCGCGCGGCGGCGCTGGCTGGCCGGCGGCATGGGGCTGCTGGCCGGCGCTGGCGCCGCGCTGGCGGCCGTCTGGGCGCTGGGGCTGCTGGCCTGGCCCGCGGGCGGGGCCGGCCGGCCCGGCGCGGCGGCCCCTGCGGCCGTGGCAGCGGCGCCGGCCGCATCCGGGGCAGCGGCGACGCCCGCACCCGGGGCTGCTTCTGCTGTTGCCCCCGCGTCGGCCGCGTCCGCCACGGCGGCAGTGGTGCCGGCACTGGCGCAGTTCCTGCAGGCCCAGCCCGAGCCCGCGGCCGCCGAAGCCGCCGCATGGCGCACGCTGGCGCTCGCCTGGCAGGCGGAGCTGCCAGCCGCTGCGCCCGACGCCTGCGCCGCACTGGCGGGCCAGGGCCTGCGCTGCTTTCGCTCGCGCCGCGCCAGCCTGAGCCTGCTGCGCCTGATCGACCGCCCGGTGCTGCTGACGCTGCAGCCGGCCGGCGGCGGAGCGGAGCAGACGGTGGTGCTGCAGGCCCTGCAGGGCGAGAACGCCCGGCTGGTGGGCGCTGGCGGCGCCACGCTCGCCGTGCCCCTGGCCGAGCTGGCGCCCCTGTGGCATGGCGACATCGCCACGCTGTGGAAGGCGCCGGCCAACCTGCCGGCCTCGGGCGATCTGGCGGCCAGCGGCGCCGCCGCCGCCTGGCTGGACCGGCAGCTGGCGCGCGCCAGCGGCAGCCCGGCCCCTTCGCGCTCCCTGTCGGCCGCCGCGCGGCGCGCGCGCATCCACCAGTTCCAGCTGGCCCAGGGCCTCACGCCCGATGGCCAGCCCGGCCCGCTGACCCTGATGCTGCTCAACCGCGCCACCGGCGTGCAGGAGCCGCGGCTGCAGCATCCCGGCTGA
- a CDS encoding ABC transporter substrate-binding protein: MKQLTRLALAAALATGFASSALAQASEQFFPQLTYRTGAYAAYGIPWSNGKVDYLKMVNARDGGVNGVKLTFEECETGYATDRGVECYERLKTRPGVAVVEPLATGITFALTEKAPVDKIPLMTMGYGLSISQDGNAFPWNFPFLGSYWTGADILIQHLGKQAGGLDKLKGKKIAYVYHDSPFGKDAIPLLEKRAQMHGFALQLMPVTAPGVEQKSTWLQVRQNRPDYLILYGWGVMNTTALKEAQATGFPRDKMYSIWWGGTEPAVRDVGDGAKGFNALSLYTHGTSSKVMQDILKLVHDAKQGTGPREEVGNVLYMHGVITQMLAVEAVRVAQEKFGKGKVMTGEQVRWGMENLKLDAKRLKELGFDGVMQPLATSCSNHMGSSAARVYAWDGKDWKYTSDWYQADEKVLEPLIKEQADKYLADKKLARRTDCQ; encoded by the coding sequence ATGAAGCAACTCACCCGCCTGGCCCTGGCCGCCGCCCTGGCCACCGGATTTGCCTCCAGCGCGCTGGCGCAGGCCAGCGAGCAGTTTTTCCCGCAGCTGACCTACCGCACGGGTGCCTACGCGGCCTACGGCATCCCATGGTCCAACGGCAAGGTGGACTACCTGAAGATGGTCAACGCGCGCGACGGCGGCGTGAACGGCGTCAAGCTGACGTTCGAGGAGTGCGAGACCGGCTACGCCACCGACCGCGGCGTGGAGTGCTACGAGCGCCTGAAGACCCGCCCCGGCGTGGCCGTGGTCGAGCCGCTGGCCACCGGCATCACCTTCGCCCTGACCGAGAAGGCCCCCGTGGACAAGATCCCGCTGATGACCATGGGCTACGGCCTGTCCATCTCCCAGGACGGCAACGCCTTCCCCTGGAACTTCCCCTTCCTGGGCAGCTACTGGACGGGCGCGGACATCCTGATCCAGCACCTGGGCAAGCAGGCCGGCGGCCTGGACAAGCTCAAGGGCAAGAAGATCGCCTACGTCTATCACGACAGCCCCTTCGGCAAGGACGCCATCCCGCTGCTGGAAAAGCGCGCCCAGATGCACGGCTTTGCCCTGCAGCTGATGCCCGTGACGGCGCCCGGCGTGGAGCAAAAATCCACTTGGCTGCAGGTGCGGCAGAACCGCCCGGACTACCTGATCCTGTACGGCTGGGGCGTGATGAACACCACCGCGCTCAAGGAGGCGCAGGCCACGGGCTTTCCGCGCGACAAGATGTACAGCATCTGGTGGGGCGGCACCGAGCCGGCGGTGCGCGACGTGGGCGACGGCGCCAAAGGCTTCAACGCCCTGTCGCTGTACACCCACGGCACCTCGTCCAAGGTCATGCAGGACATCCTGAAGCTGGTGCACGACGCCAAGCAGGGCACGGGCCCGCGCGAGGAGGTGGGCAATGTGCTGTACATGCACGGCGTCATCACGCAGATGCTGGCCGTGGAGGCCGTGCGCGTAGCGCAGGAGAAGTTCGGCAAGGGCAAGGTCATGACCGGCGAGCAGGTGCGCTGGGGCATGGAAAACCTCAAGCTCGACGCCAAGCGCCTGAAGGAGCTGGGCTTTGACGGCGTCATGCAGCCGCTGGCCACGAGCTGCTCCAACCACATGGGCTCCAGCGCCGCCCGCGTCTATGCCTGGGACGGCAAGGACTGGAAATACACGTCCGACTGGTACCAGGCGGATGAAAAAGTGCTCGAGCCGCTCATCAAGGAGCAGGCCGACAAGTACCTGGCGGACAAGAAGCTGGCCCGCCGCACCGACTGCCAGTAA
- a CDS encoding branched-chain amino acid ABC transporter permease gives MAFFLETFIGGLMAGMLYALVALGFVLIFKASGVFNFAQGAMVLFAALAMARFADWMPQWTGIDNKIFANVAAFVLAAAIMFAVAWAIERLVLRHLVNQDAATLLMATLGITYFLEGLGQTLFGSEIYTIDVGMPKDPVFVLESAFQGGVMINPEDVIAALIAAALVAALSVFFQKTGTGRALRAVADDHQAAQSIGIPLARIWVIVWCVAGIVALVAGMIWGSKLGVQFTLTTVALRALPVVILGGLTSVPGAIIGGLIIGVGEKLSEVYLGPFVGGGIEIWFAYVLALVFLLFRPQGLFGEKIIDRV, from the coding sequence ATGGCATTTTTCTTGGAAACCTTCATCGGCGGCCTGATGGCCGGCATGCTGTACGCGCTGGTGGCCCTCGGCTTCGTGCTGATCTTCAAGGCCTCGGGCGTCTTCAACTTCGCGCAGGGGGCGATGGTGCTGTTCGCGGCACTGGCGATGGCGCGCTTTGCGGACTGGATGCCGCAGTGGACCGGCATCGACAACAAGATCTTCGCCAACGTCGCCGCCTTCGTGCTGGCCGCCGCCATCATGTTCGCCGTCGCTTGGGCTATCGAGCGGCTGGTGCTGCGCCACCTGGTGAACCAGGACGCGGCCACGCTGCTGATGGCCACGCTGGGCATCACCTACTTCCTCGAAGGCCTGGGCCAGACGCTGTTCGGCAGCGAGATCTACACCATCGACGTGGGCATGCCCAAGGACCCGGTGTTCGTCCTCGAGTCCGCCTTCCAGGGCGGCGTGATGATCAACCCGGAGGACGTGATCGCCGCGCTGATTGCCGCCGCGCTGGTGGCCGCGCTGTCAGTGTTCTTCCAAAAGACCGGCACCGGCCGCGCGCTGCGCGCCGTGGCCGACGACCACCAGGCCGCCCAGTCCATCGGCATTCCGCTGGCCCGCATCTGGGTCATCGTGTGGTGCGTGGCCGGCATCGTGGCGCTGGTGGCCGGGATGATCTGGGGCTCCAAGCTGGGCGTGCAGTTCACGCTGACCACTGTGGCGCTGCGCGCGCTGCCGGTGGTCATCCTGGGCGGCCTGACCTCGGTGCCCGGCGCCATCATCGGCGGCCTGATCATCGGCGTGGGCGAGAAGCTCTCCGAGGTGTACCTGGGCCCGTTCGTGGGCGGCGGCATCGAGATCTGGTTCGCGTATGTGCTGGCGCTGGTGTTCCTGCTGTTCCGGCCGCAGGGGCTGTTTGGCGAAAAGATCATCGACCGCGTGTGA
- a CDS encoding Crp/Fnr family transcriptional regulator gives MTQDASLHQRRRPPTQAELDGIPWLHRLLPAERARAVAALVVGEACAGDYVCRVGRPVTYWFGVVEGLLKMSADNVDGLTMTFTGVPPGGWFGEGTVVKREPYRYNIQALRRSVVAGLPIDTFHWLLDHSIGFNRFVMNQLNERLGQFISAREIDRMGRPDLRVARSLAALFNPVLYPGVGEVLRITQQELAYLVGLSRQRVNEALAFLQAQGAIQVEYGGLRVLDLEALRTSLFAQQHPHGAAA, from the coding sequence ATGACGCAAGACGCCTCCCTGCACCAGCGCCGCCGCCCGCCCACCCAGGCGGAGCTGGACGGCATCCCCTGGCTGCACCGGCTGCTGCCTGCCGAGCGCGCGCGCGCGGTGGCCGCGCTGGTGGTGGGCGAGGCCTGCGCGGGCGACTACGTGTGCCGCGTGGGCCGGCCGGTGACCTACTGGTTCGGCGTGGTCGAGGGCCTGCTCAAGATGAGCGCCGACAACGTGGACGGCCTGACCATGACCTTCACCGGCGTGCCCCCGGGCGGCTGGTTTGGCGAGGGCACGGTCGTCAAGCGCGAGCCCTATCGCTACAACATCCAGGCCCTTCGCAGGAGCGTGGTCGCCGGCCTGCCGATCGACACCTTCCACTGGCTGCTGGACCACTCCATCGGCTTCAACCGCTTCGTCATGAACCAGCTCAACGAGCGCCTGGGCCAGTTCATCTCCGCGCGCGAGATCGACCGCATGGGCCGGCCCGACTTGCGCGTGGCGCGCAGCCTGGCGGCGCTGTTCAACCCCGTGCTCTACCCTGGCGTGGGCGAGGTGCTGCGCATCACCCAGCAGGAGCTGGCCTACCTGGTCGGCCTGTCGCGCCAGCGCGTGAACGAGGCGCTGGCCTTTTTGCAGGCGCAGGGCGCCATCCAGGTGGAATATGGCGGCCTGCGCGTGCTGGACCTGGAGGCGCTGCGCACCAGCCTGTTTGCACAGCAGCACCCCCACGGCGCAGCGGCCTGA
- a CDS encoding AMP-dependent synthetase/ligase: MTTTFPHLLLRHAAERPQATALREKEYGIWQTWSWQAAAAEVRAMACGLLSLGFARGQNLALISDNRPHVYMGFLAVQSMGGVPIPLYQDAVAAEMTFVIQDAGIEFAFAENQEQVDKLLEVRETVPGIRHIIYDDPRGLRNYDQPGLISTQQLAARGAEWDQANPGVWEALLGSLTPEDVSVILYTSGTTGKPKGVCLTHSAFAESARGGIEVDRLGPQDDVLSYLPPAWVGDHLFSFAQWLVAGFTINCPESASTVSIDMREIGPSYYFAPPRIFEGMLTSVSIRMEDAAAPKRWLFDQCMQLARRVGSDILDGKPVGALDRLKYQLADLAIYGPLRNVMGLSRIRVAYTAGAAIGPDLFRFFRSIGINLKQLYGQTETCAYVCLQRDGQVELASVGQAAPGIELKIADSGEVLVKGVSVLKEYYKRPDATAEVIDENGYFKTGDAGLIDASGQLRIIDRAKDVGKTASGAMFAPNYIENKLKFFPHIKEAVCFGNGRETVCAFINIDYEAVGNWAERQGVPYGGYVDLASKPQVLQLIADCVGKVNADLAAEPGMAGTQVARFLVLHKELDPDDDELTRTRKVRRGFIAEKYGVLVEALYAGRAEQFIETQVKFEDGRTGAVSATLKLVDAKTWPASARAAA; encoded by the coding sequence ATGACGACCACGTTCCCCCACCTGCTGCTGCGCCACGCCGCCGAAAGGCCGCAGGCGACCGCGCTGCGTGAAAAAGAATATGGCATCTGGCAGACATGGAGCTGGCAGGCCGCGGCTGCCGAAGTGCGCGCCATGGCCTGCGGGCTGCTGTCGCTGGGCTTTGCGCGCGGGCAGAACCTGGCGCTGATCAGCGACAACCGCCCGCACGTGTACATGGGCTTTCTAGCCGTGCAGAGCATGGGCGGCGTGCCCATCCCGCTGTACCAGGACGCGGTGGCTGCGGAGATGACCTTCGTCATCCAGGACGCGGGCATCGAGTTCGCCTTTGCCGAGAACCAGGAGCAGGTGGACAAGCTGCTGGAGGTGCGCGAGACGGTGCCCGGCATCCGCCACATCATCTATGACGACCCGCGCGGCCTGCGCAACTACGACCAGCCGGGGCTGATCAGCACCCAGCAGCTGGCGGCCCGCGGCGCCGAGTGGGACCAGGCCAACCCCGGCGTGTGGGAGGCCCTGCTGGGCTCGCTCACGCCCGAGGATGTCTCGGTCATCCTCTACACCTCCGGCACCACGGGCAAGCCCAAGGGCGTGTGCCTGACGCACTCCGCGTTTGCCGAATCCGCCCGCGGCGGCATCGAGGTGGACCGCCTGGGCCCTCAGGACGACGTGCTGTCCTACCTGCCGCCGGCCTGGGTGGGCGACCACCTGTTTTCCTTCGCGCAGTGGCTGGTGGCGGGCTTCACGATCAACTGCCCGGAGTCGGCCAGCACGGTCAGCATCGACATGCGCGAGATCGGCCCGAGCTACTACTTCGCGCCGCCGCGCATCTTCGAGGGCATGCTGACCTCGGTCTCCATCCGCATGGAGGACGCTGCGGCTCCGAAGCGCTGGCTGTTCGACCAGTGCATGCAGCTGGCGCGCCGCGTCGGCTCGGACATCCTGGACGGCAAGCCGGTCGGCGCGCTGGACCGCCTGAAATACCAGCTGGCCGACCTGGCCATCTACGGCCCGCTGCGCAACGTCATGGGCCTGTCGCGCATCCGCGTGGCCTACACGGCGGGCGCGGCCATCGGGCCGGACCTGTTTCGCTTTTTCCGCTCCATCGGCATCAACCTCAAGCAGCTGTACGGCCAGACCGAGACCTGCGCCTACGTCTGCCTGCAGCGCGACGGCCAGGTGGAGCTGGCCAGCGTGGGCCAGGCGGCGCCGGGCATCGAGCTGAAGATCGCCGACAGCGGCGAGGTGCTGGTCAAGGGCGTGTCGGTGCTCAAGGAGTACTACAAGCGCCCGGACGCCACGGCCGAGGTCATCGACGAGAACGGCTACTTCAAGACCGGCGACGCCGGCCTGATTGACGCCAGTGGTCAGCTGCGCATCATCGACCGCGCCAAGGACGTGGGCAAGACCGCCAGCGGCGCGATGTTCGCGCCCAACTACATCGAGAACAAGCTCAAGTTCTTCCCGCACATCAAGGAGGCGGTGTGCTTTGGCAACGGCCGCGAGACGGTGTGCGCCTTCATCAACATCGACTATGAGGCCGTGGGCAACTGGGCCGAACGCCAGGGCGTGCCCTACGGCGGCTATGTGGACCTGGCCTCCAAGCCCCAGGTACTGCAGCTGATCGCCGACTGCGTGGGCAAGGTCAATGCCGACCTGGCAGCCGAGCCCGGCATGGCCGGCACCCAGGTGGCGCGCTTTCTGGTGCTGCACAAGGAGCTGGACCCCGACGACGACGAGCTGACCCGCACCCGCAAGGTGCGCCGCGGCTTCATCGCCGAGAAGTACGGCGTGCTGGTGGAGGCGCTGTACGCCGGCCGCGCCGAGCAGTTCATCGAAACCCAGGTCAAGTTCGAGGACGGGCGCACCGGCGCCGTGAGCGCCACGCTCAAGCTGGTGGACGCCAAGACCTGGCCGGCCAGCGCCCGCGCAGCCGCCTGA
- a CDS encoding DUF2946 family protein has product MDDIVKQAMAKWPRVPHCSGWLGLDARGRWWLRDEQAQALGAFASGVPGARGSRLEHEGLIAFIGRNYEVDAQGQWYFQNGPQRVYVELEAAPWVWRLHDDGRVLSHTGRAVQPSALWLDEVGHAYLLADCGFGLVHSQDVGLVAQAVEQGRWTPETLAAAQMPGRFGFVLSPQQLAGSRDGPAAADQNRSPGPR; this is encoded by the coding sequence ATGGACGACATCGTCAAACAGGCCATGGCCAAGTGGCCGCGCGTGCCGCATTGCAGCGGCTGGCTGGGGCTGGACGCGCGCGGCCGGTGGTGGCTGCGCGACGAGCAGGCGCAGGCGCTGGGCGCCTTTGCCAGCGGCGTGCCGGGCGCGCGCGGCAGCCGGCTCGAGCACGAGGGGCTGATCGCCTTCATCGGGCGCAACTACGAGGTCGATGCGCAGGGGCAGTGGTACTTCCAGAACGGCCCGCAGCGGGTGTACGTGGAGCTGGAGGCCGCGCCCTGGGTCTGGCGGCTGCACGACGACGGCCGCGTTCTCTCGCACACCGGGCGCGCCGTGCAGCCGTCGGCGCTGTGGCTGGACGAGGTGGGGCACGCCTATCTGCTGGCCGACTGCGGCTTTGGCCTGGTGCACAGCCAGGACGTGGGGCTGGTGGCGCAGGCCGTGGAGCAGGGGCGCTGGACGCCCGAGACACTGGCAGCGGCGCAGATGCCCGGGCGCTTCGGCTTCGTGCTGAGCCCGCAGCAGCTTGCAGGCAGCAGGGATGGCCCCGCCGCCGCGGATCAGAACCGCTCGCCCGGCCCCAGGTAG
- a CDS encoding pseudouridine synthase translates to MSDRPPRAPAAAPAPAPRPRLTLRRPAPAPGPAPAAPAAPRRAATPPVAPRPASVAPRPALAARGGAAAPGPAATQRLNKRMAELGLCSRREADEWIARGWVRVDGRAAEMGQQVGPLARIEVDRAAQGQQEQQVTIVMHKPMGYVSGQAEDGHTPAAALIGPRTHWAGDASRTRFSPAQLRGLAPCGRLDIDSVGLLVLTQDGRVARQLIGEDSTVDKEYLVRVQYGDRGQDVRDAFPQDKLALLRHGLSLDGQRLQPAQVEWQNPEQLRFVLIEGKKRQIRRMCEQVGLKVVGLKRIRIGRVQLGQLPVGQWRYLGPGERF, encoded by the coding sequence ATGTCCGACCGGCCCCCCCGCGCCCCTGCTGCAGCGCCCGCCCCCGCGCCCCGCCCCCGTCTCACCCTGCGCCGGCCCGCGCCTGCCCCCGGCCCTGCGCCGGCAGCGCCCGCCGCGCCGCGCCGCGCCGCCACCCCGCCCGTTGCGCCGCGCCCTGCATCCGTCGCGCCGCGCCCCGCATTGGCAGCGCGGGGCGGCGCGGCGGCGCCCGGCCCGGCCGCCACCCAGCGCCTGAACAAGCGCATGGCCGAGCTGGGCCTGTGCTCGCGCCGCGAGGCCGACGAATGGATCGCCCGGGGCTGGGTGCGCGTGGACGGCCGCGCGGCCGAGATGGGCCAGCAGGTGGGCCCGCTGGCGCGCATCGAGGTGGACCGCGCCGCGCAGGGCCAGCAAGAGCAGCAGGTGACCATCGTGATGCACAAGCCCATGGGCTACGTGAGCGGCCAGGCCGAGGACGGGCACACCCCCGCCGCCGCGCTGATCGGCCCGCGCACGCACTGGGCGGGCGACGCCAGCCGCACGCGCTTTTCACCGGCCCAGCTGCGCGGGCTGGCCCCGTGCGGGCGGCTGGACATCGATTCGGTGGGCCTGCTGGTGCTGACCCAGGACGGGCGCGTGGCGCGCCAGCTGATCGGCGAAGACTCCACCGTCGACAAGGAATACCTGGTGCGCGTGCAGTACGGCGACAGGGGGCAGGACGTGCGCGACGCCTTCCCGCAGGACAAGCTGGCCCTGCTGCGCCACGGCCTCTCCCTGGACGGCCAGCGCCTGCAACCGGCGCAGGTGGAGTGGCAAAACCCCGAGCAGCTGCGCTTCGTGCTCATCGAAGGCAAGAAGCGCCAGATCCGCCGCATGTGCGAGCAGGTGGGCCTGAAGGTCGTGGGCCTCAAGCGCATCCGCATCGGCCGCGTGCAGCTGGGGCAGCTGCCCGTGGGGCAGTGGCGCTACCTGGGGCCGGGCGAGCGGTTCTGA
- a CDS encoding branched-chain amino acid ABC transporter permease, with the protein MFYRENGQFKTSYRADQQVFPILQDKIAVWALIAACFVLVPMLASDYFYLAILIPLVIMSLAALGVNILVGYCGQISLGSGAFMAVGAYGAYNFVARVPDMPLIPALILGGLCATFFGILFGLPSLRVKGLYLAVATLAAQFFSDWMFLRIKWFTNDSPSGSVSVNNLQVFGIPIQSPQAKYLFCLALLVVMAILAKNLVRSAIGREWMAIRDMDVAASVIGIRPMYAKLSAFAVSSFIVGVAGALWGFVHLGAWEPAAFSVDISFKLLFMVIIGGLGSIMGSFFGAAFIVVLPIVLNLVLPALLGVFGVEISTAGISHTELMIFGALIVWFLIVEPHGLAKLWSTGKQKMRVWPFPH; encoded by the coding sequence ATGTTTTATCGTGAAAACGGCCAGTTCAAGACCAGCTACCGCGCCGACCAGCAGGTCTTCCCCATCCTGCAGGACAAGATCGCCGTCTGGGCCCTGATCGCTGCCTGCTTCGTGCTGGTGCCGATGCTGGCGTCCGACTACTTCTACCTGGCCATCCTGATTCCGCTGGTCATCATGTCGCTGGCGGCGCTGGGGGTGAACATCCTGGTGGGCTACTGCGGGCAGATCTCGCTGGGCTCGGGCGCCTTCATGGCGGTGGGGGCCTACGGCGCCTACAACTTCGTGGCCCGCGTCCCGGACATGCCCCTGATCCCGGCGCTGATCCTGGGCGGGCTGTGCGCCACCTTTTTCGGCATCCTGTTCGGGCTGCCCAGCCTGCGCGTCAAGGGCCTGTACCTGGCCGTGGCGACGCTGGCCGCGCAGTTCTTCTCGGACTGGATGTTCCTGCGCATCAAGTGGTTCACCAACGACTCGCCCTCGGGCTCGGTGTCGGTGAACAACCTGCAGGTCTTCGGCATCCCCATCCAGTCGCCGCAGGCCAAGTACCTGTTCTGCCTGGCCTTGCTGGTGGTGATGGCCATCCTGGCCAAGAACCTGGTGCGCAGCGCCATCGGCCGCGAGTGGATGGCGATTCGCGACATGGACGTGGCCGCCAGCGTGATCGGCATCCGCCCGATGTACGCCAAGCTGTCGGCTTTCGCCGTCAGCTCCTTCATCGTCGGCGTGGCCGGCGCGCTGTGGGGCTTCGTGCACCTGGGCGCCTGGGAGCCGGCCGCCTTCTCGGTGGACATCTCCTTCAAGCTGCTGTTCATGGTCATCATCGGCGGGCTGGGCTCCATCATGGGCAGCTTCTTCGGCGCGGCCTTCATCGTGGTGCTGCCCATCGTGCTGAACCTGGTGCTGCCTGCCCTGCTGGGCGTGTTCGGCGTGGAGATCTCCACGGCCGGCATCTCGCACACCGAGCTGATGATCTTCGGCGCGCTGATCGTCTGGTTCCTGATCGTGGAGCCGCACGGCCTGGCCAAGCTGTGGTCCACGGGCAAGCAGAAGATGCGCGTGTGGCCCTTCCCGCACTGA